One Apodemus sylvaticus chromosome 16, mApoSyl1.1, whole genome shotgun sequence genomic region harbors:
- the Hspb3 gene encoding heat shock protein beta-3, giving the protein MAKIILRHLIETPVRYQEEFEARGLEDCRLDHALYALPGPTIEDLRKARGTGTPQALAEDSASTETRPGEGKCRFQILLDVVQFLPEDIIIQTFEGWLLIKAQHGTRMDEHGFVSRSFTRQYKLPDGVETKDLSAILCHDGILVVEVKDPQRTK; this is encoded by the coding sequence ATGGCAAAAATCATTTTGAGGCACCTCATAGAGACCCCAGTGCGCTACCAGGAGGAGTTTGAAGCTCGAGGCTTGGAAGACTGCAGACTGGATCATGCTCTGTACGCACTGCCCGGGCCAACCATCGAGGACCTGAGGAAAGCCAGAGGCACAGGTACGCCacaggctcttgcagaggactcagccTCCACCGAGACGCGGCCTGGAGAAGGCAAATGCCGCTTCCAGATCCTGCTCGATGTGGTCCAGTTCCTGCCCGAGGACATCATCATCCAGACCTTCGAGGGCTGGCTGCTGATCAAGGCACAGCACGGAACCAGAATGGACGAGCACGGGTTTGTATCGCGGAGTTTCACCAGACAGTACAAACTGCCAGATGGAGTCGAAACCAAAGACTTGTCTGCCATCCTCTGTCACGACGGAATCTTGGTGGTGGAAGTAAAGGATCCACAACGGACCAAGTGA